From Manihot esculenta cultivar AM560-2 chromosome 18, M.esculenta_v8, whole genome shotgun sequence:
AAATTAGGGTTAGGGTTAGCTTGGAGGGGGAATATGGAGGGTTGGGATCCAAACACGAAATCAACATTGACTCAGATCCCGCTTCTGGCAACGAAAGCTGGGCCAAGGGATGGAGTTGCATGGACACAGAGGCTGAAGGAGGAGTACAAATCTTTGATCGCTTACACTCAGATGAACAAGTCCAACGACAATGATTGGTTCCGTATTTCCGCTGCCAATCCAGAGGGGACGCGTTGGACAGGTAAGTGCTGGTACGTCCACAACCTGCTTAAGTACGAGTTTGATCTCCAGTTCGATATTCCGGTTACTTATCCATCTACCGCTCCGGAGATCGAACTACCTCAGCTTGACGGCAAGACTcagaaggtttttttttttcccttttctggTTTAGGGTTATGATAGTTCATTTTTTtgcaattatttattttcattaatgtTTTGATTCTTTTGGTGTATGTAGATGTACAGAGGAGGGAAGATTTGCTTAACAGTTCATTTCAAGCCACTCTGGGCCAAAAATtggtacttttttttttcttattaattgtAGTATTATGGTTGTTTATTGAGCCAGTTTATTGTATTTTGCAGCTATTCGTAGTTAGAAAATCTATATGATGGGGGAATGAAGTAAAATTATACTATTGTGTTGCTTTCCATATGTGATTAGAGAAATTTAGAATTCCAACTCGTTCCAACTTCCCTATGGTTGATTCAACTGGCTGACATTGTTGGTtgttttaatatactttttagtTGGGTTTGAATGCAAAACAGTTGGAAGCATCCCAGTATGACCACagtgtttaaatttatttctgatGGTGTTTAATGGAATAATTGAAATAGACTTATGGTTGTGTTTAAGATCATCTTAGgttgtatttctttttttttcccttgttTTTACTTTCGGTCTTTGGTGCTTTTCTAGCATGTTAAAGGCTAACATCCTGCTTAGTTTTGCCTCCTTGGGAGTGTTTCTTAGGAGAAGTATTCATTTGTTCTGAATTCTGTTTTAGGACTCCTATAGCCGTCAAATTTTTTGCATTCTAAGTCAAAACCTTATACTGACTATTGCTTAGAACAACTATGGAAATCTTCAATTTTCTGTTATTTGATTGGACATTAGGTTCTCTATTTGATGGACGAAGTGAGATGTTAAGGGATTGAGTTTGCTAGGAAATGGGGGTATATgaagttcttatattttttacgAAGTTGACTTATATTTGATTTGGAAAAGAAGAGTAGATTTATTTGCAGTGTCCAGtgagagaagaaagaaaagcaaatagAGAGTAGATTTGTATTTcaaagaagaaaatgagaatTGATGTGGGACAGTTTgtactctctctatatatacatACACACATAAAATTAGCATTGCTAAGTGATACTGCCAACAAATTTGCATGACTCATACATAGGGACAGACTGATTGTCTGAGAATGACCATTCTCAATTGGTAAGAGGATTTGACACTTAATTATTTTCTGCTTCATGAAATATTGTTTATGTTTTTCATTTGGTTTAATttattctttctcatgtccCTTTTATCTACTAAATTTCATGTACCAACAGTATTTTGGATCTTGCTTTTGATTTGCAGTCCTAGATTTGGCATAGCACATGCACTTTGCTTGGGTCTTGCTCCATGGCTGGCAGCAGAGATTCCAATTCTAGTGGACTCTGGCATGATTAAGCACAAAGATGATGCTTCCTCATCCACTGATTCCTAATCACTGTATACGACACCCCAGCTGTAAAGGCTATAAAATAGTGTTGCTTCATTTTCAGAGTTATTAGCttctaaaagaaaataaggagTATTGAAGCATAAACTGACAATTTACAGGGCCCTTATTGTGTACAATCTATCAGCCAAACTTGgtaaacattttttttaaattaaatacaataTTTGTAGTTTATGACATCCGTAATTTTGAAATGGAAAAGAAAGATCATTAGATATTTGCTTATTCTTTGGATACGCTGCTTGGTTTTGACTTGATGTTATGTAATTAAGCTCTGAAAATGTGAGCCTTCTTTGCTGATTACAATTTTCAGAAATTTGTTTTGATGCGATTGTTAAGTTAGTGCTCATCCAGTGTTATCGGATTAGAATAGGCCTAATCATCTCAATATTCTAAACCCGCTGGCCCCTCCAATTCAAGTCAAAGCTGCTAGTTTTCTTGTGTCATGATCGTGAAGTCCTACTACTAAACAGCAAAagctgtctttttttttttttccgcttCTGCCAATTAAAGCTGTCAGATTTCTTCCCCAGGTGATTGAAGTTTGACTTGTTGATGCTTTTTTTAATCTCACGGTAATAACAGACTAACGTTTGACTTCGAAATGGTTCTCTGATTTTTGTGtgattgatttatttactttttcatATAGAacaaaagttaaataatttatgttattaaactatttttgaaattaatatatatatttttaatgtatattaaataagattaaattaaatgttaataaatgaataaatgaaatttaagaaaaaaaaaagtaaattgcttataatttagaaaaagatgataaaaattattattattatgtggaagactagaaaataaaaaggtTTGAATTTTACACAGATGCATAAGGTGTTTAGG
This genomic window contains:
- the LOC110606638 gene encoding ubiquitin-fold modifier-conjugating enzyme 1, with product MEGWDPNTKSTLTQIPLLATKAGPRDGVAWTQRLKEEYKSLIAYTQMNKSNDNDWFRISAANPEGTRWTGKCWYVHNLLKYEFDLQFDIPVTYPSTAPEIELPQLDGKTQKMYRGGKICLTVHFKPLWAKNCPRFGIAHALCLGLAPWLAAEIPILVDSGMIKHKDDASSSTDS